A genome region from Penicillium psychrofluorescens genome assembly, chromosome: 3 includes the following:
- a CDS encoding uncharacterized protein (ID:PFLUO_005288-T1.cds;~source:funannotate), with translation MSPSATGTFSAPPQVHSFDGVLSDFDGTIVDSTDAIVKHWHLLASELGVDPEAILATSHGRRSIDTMQLYDPSKANWEYVNFIEGRIPKEYGSDAREIPGGRDLLDALESSGARWGVVTSGTRALIDGWLEVLGLTHPKMLVVAEDVELGKPDPRCYLLGRKKLGLEHSSSIVVLEDAPSGIKAGKAAGFQVIALTTTHSLEQLQAAGADWIVEDLRSISVKSVEDGRVQLEIKNAYQ, from the exons ATGTCTCCTTCCGCCACAGGCACTTTCTCCGCGCCGCCGCAGGTGCACTCGTTTGACGGTGTGCTCTCCGACTTTGATGGAACGATTGTAGACTCAACCGACG CAATTGTCAAACATTGGCACCT ACTTGCTAGTGAGCTGGGTGTCGATCCAGAGGCCATCCTAGCCACCTCGCATGGCCGACGAAGCATCGACACCATGCAACTATACGACCCCAGCAAGGCCAATTGGGAGT ATGTGAACTTTATTGAAGGCCGAATCCCAAAAGAATACGGCTCCGACGCCCGTGAGATCCCCGGTGGCCGGGATCTCCTCGACGCACTGGAGAGCTCAGGCGCCCGCTGGGGCGTTGTGACGTCCGGCACGCGCGCGCTGATTGACGGCTGGCTGGAAGTGCTCGGCTTGACACATCCCaagatgctggtggtggcggaggacGTGGAGCTGGGCAAGCCAGACCCGCGCTGCTACCTGCTAGGCCGGAAGAAGCTGGGCCTCGAACACTCTTCGTCGAttgtggtgctggaggatgCCCCTTCAGGGATCAAAGCCGGCAAAGCAGCTGGGTTCCAGGTCATTGCGCTCACTACGACCCACTCACTGGAGCAACTCCAGGCTGCCGGTGCCGACTGGATCGTCGAGGACCTGCGCAGCATTTCCGTCAAGAGCGTCGAGGATGGGCGCGTCCAGCTTGAGATCAAGAATGCCTATCAGTAG